A window of Candidatus Tectomicrobia bacterium genomic DNA:
CCGGAACTTCACCTACGCCATCTGCTGCCAGGAGCTGCCCGAGAGGGCGAAGGTGGCCTACTTCCGCTGCGTGATGGGCGAGTGCGGCGCCGGCCGCTTCCGCGAGGCGGCCCGCCGGTTCTGGGAGGCCTTCCGGCTGCCCCTCGCCGAGGTCCGGGTCATCCTCGCGCCGGGGGGCGAGATCCTCCTGAGCGGGGTGGACCCGCTCCCCTGGAAGAAGCTCACCCCCCGGGAGCGGGCCCGGCTCAACCGGCGGGTGCAATGGCCCGGATAGGCGTCTTCATCGAGCGCTACACGGTGCAGAAATCCGAGGAGATGGGGGCCCTCCTCCGCCTGGGGCACGCCGCCGAGCGCCTGGGCCACCGGCTGGACGTCCTCTTCCGGTCGGACATGTACAAGATCCCGGAATACGACGCCCTCTTCATCCGCGCCCTGACAGACCCGCTGAACGCCTCCTTCGTCGCCGCCCGCCTCGCCGAGATGCACGGCCTGAGGGTGATCGACGACCCCGGGTCCATCCTCGTCTGCTGCGACAAGGTGAACATGTACCGCCGCGTCCAGGCGGCGGGCGTCGCCATGCCGGACACCGTCTTCCTGGACGCGCCCGACGTGAACCTCGAGTCCGCCGCCGAGGTGCTCGCCCGGCTCGGCTCCCCCGCCGTCCTCAAGGCGCCCAACTCGAGCTTCTCCCGCTTCGTGGACAAGGTGGAGACCCCCGGGCAGTTCGTCCGCGTGGGCAAGCGCTTCCTCCGGCGGGCCGACCGCCTCGTGGCCCAGCGCTTCGTCGCCTCCGAGTACGACTGGCGGGTGGGGGTGCTGGCCGGGGAGCCCCTCTACGTCTGCCGCTACATGATCCCCAAGCGGCGCTGGAAGGTGCTCACCTACATGCCCTCGGGCCGGGCGGTCTTCGGCGAGGTGCGGGGGCTTCCGGTCGCCCAGGCGAACCCCCTCCTCGTGGACACCGCCCTGCGGGCCGCCGCCGCCATCGGCAAGGGCCTCTACGGCGTGGACCTCAAGCAGGTGGGGGACGAATACTTCGTCATCGAGGTGAACGACAACCCCACCATCGCGGCCGGCGAGGAGGACCAGAAGGCGCCCGGCCTCTACGAGCGCATCGTCCGCTACCTGGCCCGGGAGTGGGGCTAGGATGGCCCCGAAATTCTCGGTGCGGCCCGCGGGCCCCGGGGACCTGGACGCCCTCGAGCGCCTGGAGAGGGCCGGCTTCCGCCCGGAGGACGCCTTCAGCCGGGCCCAGCTCCGCCGCCTCCTGGCCGGCAACGCCGCCGCCTTCCTCGCCGAGTCCACC
This region includes:
- a CDS encoding RimK family alpha-L-glutamate ligase translates to MARIGVFIERYTVQKSEEMGALLRLGHAAERLGHRLDVLFRSDMYKIPEYDALFIRALTDPLNASFVAARLAEMHGLRVIDDPGSILVCCDKVNMYRRVQAAGVAMPDTVFLDAPDVNLESAAEVLARLGSPAVLKAPNSSFSRFVDKVETPGQFVRVGKRFLRRADRLVAQRFVASEYDWRVGVLAGEPLYVCRYMIPKRRWKVLTYMPSGRAVFGEVRGLPVAQANPLLVDTALRAAAAIGKGLYGVDLKQVGDEYFVIEVNDNPTIAAGEEDQKAPGLYERIVRYLAREWG